From Nocardia sp. NBC_00416:
TCGAAGCGGGCGGCACGCTCCTGGTCCTCGAGGCCATGAAGATGGAGCTTCCGGTGCTCGCGGAGGTCTCCGGTACCGTCCGCACAATCATCGTCGCGGCAGGCGATCAAGTCACCACAGGCGCACCTCTGGTCGCCATCGAAACCGAAGGAGCGGCATGACCATGGAGCAACTACCGCTAGCCACGCCGGTGGCGGAGGAGTTCGCGAACGCGGCCGACAAGGTCGCGCGGGCCTACCGGACCATCCGCGAAGCCGATCGGCCCGAGGTCTGGATCACCCTGCGGGCCGAAGCGACTGTGCTGGCCGAGGCGGCCGCCGTCGACGCCCGCGTCGCTCAGGGCGAAGCGCTCCCGCTGGCCGGGCTGCTGCTGGCGGTCAAGGACAATATCGATATCGCCGGCCTGCCCACCACCTGCGCCTGCCCGAGCTTCTCGTCTGTCCCGGAGCACACCGCGCCCGCCGTCGCGCGGCTCGTCGCGCAGGGCGCCCTGGTCCTCGGGAAGACCAACCTCGACCAGTTCGCCACCGGCCTCGTCGGCACCCGCAGTCCGTACGGTCCGGTGCGCAACGGCCTGTTCCCCGACCGTGTCTCCGGCGGCAGCAGTTCGGGGTCGGCGGTCGCCGTGGCGCTCGGCATGGTCGATGCCGCACTGGGCACCGATACCGCCGGTTCGGGCCGGGTGCCCGCCGCCCTGCACGGCATCGTCGGTATCAAGCCGACCCTGGGTCTGGTCCCCACCGCAGGTGTCGTCCCGGCCTGTCCCGACTACGACGCGGTCACCGTCTTCGCCCGGGATCTCGGCCTGGCGACCACGGTCGCGAACGCCATGATCGGCCCCGACCCCGCCGACCCCCGCTCCCGGCCGTGGCCCGCCGACGCTCCCCTGGGCGCGCCCACCCGGGCAACGCTCGCCGTACCCGCCGAACACAACCTGACCGCCCTCACACCCGCCTACCGAGCGGCTTTCGACGCCACCGTCGACCGTTGGCGGGCCGGCGGCGGCGAGGTCGCGACAGTCGATATCACCGAACTGCTCGACGCCGCGACACTCCTCTACGACGGCGCCATAGTCGCGCAGCGGTACGCCGCTGTGGGCGAATTCCTGAGCGGCGAGCCCGCCGGCGTCGACCCGGTGGTCGCCGGGATCATCCGGGGCGGAGAGCGTCCCGCCGCGCACGCCTACGTCACCGACCTCGGCACACTCGCGCACGCGGCAGCCACCGCGCGCCGCCTGTTCGCCGACTACCCCGCGCTGCTCCTGCCCACCACCACCGAGCATCCGACGATCGCCGCCGTCACGGCCGACCCGATCTCGATCAACAGCCGGATGGGCACCTTCACCAACTTCTGCAACCTGCTCGACCTGGCCGCCGTCGCGGTTCCGGGCGAGGAAACCGCGGACGGGGACCCGTTCGGGGTCATGTTCGTCACGCCCGCCTTCGCCGATCAGGTGGGTATCGACCTGGCCGCCCGGCTCCTCGGCGAACCCGTGCCACTGCTCACCGAGACCGGTACCGATCTTCTCGTCGTCGGCGCACACCTGCGCGGACTCCCGCTGCACCACCAGTTGGAGCAGGCCAAGGCCCGGTTCCTCGGCGAGGTGCGGACATCGGCCGCTTACCGGATGGTCGCACTGCCGGCCAGCCCACCCAAACCGGGCATGCTGCGCGTGGGAGCCGAGACCGGCAGCTCGCTACCCGGCGAACTGTATCGGCTCTCCCCCGCGGCCCTCGGCACGTTCCTCGGCAATCTGCCCGCACCGATGACGCTGGGCAAGGTCGAACTGGATTCCGGGCGGTGGGTGACGGGGTTCGCCTGCGACTACGAATCATCACGTGACGCAACCGATATCACCACCTACGGCGGTTGGAGGAACTACCTGAACGCCGATCGGTGATCGGCTACTCACCGTGACAGCGAAAGTCCGGCCACCGTACCGATGAGGGGCGCGGTGAACGGACGGCTTCGGCCCGCCTGTCACACGAGAAGAGACGGCCGGTGGGGCGTATCGTCCGGATACACCCCACCGGCCGCCGCGTACCCGGCTTCCCCGCCGCTCGCGCCGAAGGAACACTGCCGCGGCGATTTTCGCAACAACCGGACCACTGTCGCGAATACCACCCACCATACGAGGACTGCCATCGGTATTCCCAAGTGCTGGACTACAATTCACCTCACTATGGTCGGACCGAGGGGGGAGAATCGCTGTGCCCGATCACGACGCCCCACTTCATCCGGCAGATCAGGGCGCCGAGCACCGGCCACCTCGGCGTGTCGCACCCCGCCGGTACCTTGCGCGCCGGGAGACCATTTCAGTGCCGACGACCACCACGCCCGTTCGCCGGGCATCCGGGACATGCTGCACCGGTGCGTATTTCACCGCGTCGCCCGCAGGCGAAGGTCCCGGCCGCACGACCCCGGCCTTCGTGCCCGCCCAGCGCGATAGCAGCTCGCCTGCCCCGGGCAGTTCCGCTCCGATCACCGGTTCCCGGGAGAAGCGGCACCCACACTGCCGACTCGGAGTTCGGGTAGCACTCCGCGGCAACACAATCGGGATCTGCGGTCATCCACGATTACCCGGCCCCGGCTCGCGGCCCGAATCGAGCGGCCGCCTCGCGCGTTGCGGCATCCAGTGGCGTCCACTGCCGGATCCACGCCGCCGCACCGTGCCTGCCGGGTGATCCGCCACCACCGCCCTTTCCGTACTGGAGCACGCGCCCATGCCTTTTTCGTCCACCGACCACGCCGCACCCCCGATGCAGGGATCGCCCCTGGATTCCGGCGGCCACCGGGTGCCCCTGTACACCCCGGAGTTCGCCGCCGACCCGGACCGGGCCTATCGGGAGATGCGGCGCAAATTCGGGCCGCTGATTCCGGTGGAGCTGGCGCCGGACGTACCCGCGACACTGGTGGTGGGCTACCGCCACGCCTTACGAATCCTGCACGACCCCGACCATTTTCCCGCCGACCCGCGCCGCTGGCAGCGGACCGTGCCGCCGGATTGCCCGCTGCTACCGATGATGGAGTACCGTCCCAACGCGCTGCGATCGGCCGGTGCGGAGCATGCCCGGTTACGTCCGCCGATCGTCGCCGGTCTCGAGGCCGTAGACCTGCACACCCTGCGCGCCACCATCGAACGTCTGGCGGTCCCGCTGATCAACGAGTTCTGCGAGTCCGGTAGCGCGGACCTGCGCACCGAGTACGCCTTCCCGCTCACCTTCGCGACGCTGACCGAGCTGATGGGACTCTCCCCGGAAGCGGGCCGCACCGCGTTCGAGGGCATGGCCGCGATCCTGGACGCCACGTCCGCCGAGAGCGCCGCCGAGGGCAATATGCGGTTCGCCGGCGCGCTGATGGAGGTGGTCGGGCAGAAACGCACCTGCCCGGGCCGGGACGTGACCTCCCGGATGATGCAGCACGAATCCGGGCTCGACGATATGGAAATGGTGCAGCAGGCGGCCCTGGTCTACGCGGCCGGCACCGAGCCGACCACCTCGCTCATCACCACCACACTGCGGCTCATGCTCACCGACGACCGGTTCGGCGGTCATATGCTCGGCGGCTCGCTGGCGACCCGCGACGCCATCGACGAGGTGCTGTTCACCGACCCACCGCTGCCCAACTTCTGCACCTCCTACCCTCGCCAGCCGATCCTCGTCGGCAATACCTGGTTGCCCGCCGACCAACCGGTGGTGATCAGCATCGCGGCCTGCAACACCGACCCGCGGATCGCCGGCGGCGAACGTATCGGGAACCGCTCGCACCTGGCCTGGGGCCAGGGTGTGCACTCGTGCATGGCGGAGAACGTGGCGCGGATCATCGCCGGGGAGGCGGTCGACCAGCTGCTGGACGCGCTGCCCGAGATCCGGCTGGCCGTCCCCGCCGATCAGCTGACCTGGCGTCCCGGCCTGTTCCATCGCGCCCTCAGCGCGCTGCCGGTCGAGTTCCCCCCGTCCGCTCCCCTGACCCCGATGACAGGAGCAAGCCAATGAACCGGAACCGATCCTCCCTCGAGCCCCTGCCGCTCGACCCCGCCGGCGCCGATTTCCACACCGAGATCCACCGGATCCGCGCCCGCGGCCCGCTCGCCGTGATCGAACTCCCCGGCGGCGTCCCGGCGTGGTCGGTGATCGACGCGGACCTACTGCGGACCCTGTTCACCGACCCGCGGGTCTCCAAGGACGCCGGCCGCCACTGGCCCGCCATGCACACCGGCGAGATCCCGCAGGACTGGGTGATGTGGCCGTGGGTCGCCGTATCCAACCTGCTCACCGCCTACGGCGACGACCACCGCCGACTACGCAAACTCGTCGCCCCCGCCTTCACCCACCGCCGCACCGAATCGCTGCGCCCCCGCATCGAGGGCATCACCGCGGACCTGCTGAACGCCCTCGCCGCAACCCCGGCCGACGAACAGGTCGACCTGCGCGAGCGTTTCGCCACCGCACTCCCGATCAGGGTGATCGGTGAGCTGATGGGCGTCCCCGCCGAACTGTCCGCGTCCCTGCGGACCTACGCCGACGGCACCCTCGACACCACCCTCACCCCCGAGCAGTCCCAGGCCAACTTCGCCGGCCTCTACACCACCCTGCACGAACTCCTCGACTACAAACGCCGCAACCCCGGCGACGACCTGACCACCGTCCTGATGTCCACCCACGACGAGGACGGCTCGAAGCTGAGCGAACAGGAACTCGGCGACACCCTCCTGCTCATCATCGTCGCCGGCCACGAGACCACCGCGAACCTGCTCGACCACGCCGTCCACGCCCTACTCACCCATCCGGAGCAGCGGGCGGCCGCACTGTCCGGACAGCTGGCCTGGACCGACATCATCGAAGAAACCCTGCGCTGGGAACCGCCGATCGCGCACATGCCGATGCGTTTCGCCCTCGAAGACATCGACCTGCCCGGCGGGTACCGGATCGAAAAAGGCGACGCCATCCTGGCCGGGCTGGCCGGCGCGGGCCGGGACCCGAAAGTCCACCCCGGCAACCCCGACGATTTCGACCCGACCCGCCCAGCCAAGGACCACCTGGCTTTCGGGCACGGCGTCCACCACTGCCTCGGCGCACCCCTGGCCCGGCTGGAAGCCACGGTCGCGTTGCCGGCGCTGTTCGCCCGGTTCCCCGAAATGCGCCTGGCCACCACCGACCACCTGGACAACGTTCCCAGCCTGGTGACCAACGGCCATCGCACACTCCCAGTTGTCCTGTGAGACGGGTCAAGCGAGGCAGGGGTCAAGTCCGACCTGCGCCCCGCTTTCCCTGCCTGCCCCCGGCCTTGCGTGGCGAATCCACCTGCGGCGGCCATCGCGCTGGTCCCATCGTCCAAGTTCCTGATAGATCTATCCGAAAGAGTGTTCCGCGCACAGCTGAGGTCGAGGCACTGGTGGTTCTGTGTGCTCAGAGCTGCGGTCAGCTCGGTTCATGTGATGAGACATTTCAGTGAACGGACCCCCTGCGAGACCGAAGAACCCGCGTTCCCGATGACCGATATAGGTACAAACGAGGTCTCGGTCGAACATACAATCGAAACCTGTGCAAATCGCAGACGGTCTCATCGTTAGGAGAGTTTATGG
This genomic window contains:
- the atzF gene encoding allophanate hydrolase; translation: MEQLPLATPVAEEFANAADKVARAYRTIREADRPEVWITLRAEATVLAEAAAVDARVAQGEALPLAGLLLAVKDNIDIAGLPTTCACPSFSSVPEHTAPAVARLVAQGALVLGKTNLDQFATGLVGTRSPYGPVRNGLFPDRVSGGSSSGSAVAVALGMVDAALGTDTAGSGRVPAALHGIVGIKPTLGLVPTAGVVPACPDYDAVTVFARDLGLATTVANAMIGPDPADPRSRPWPADAPLGAPTRATLAVPAEHNLTALTPAYRAAFDATVDRWRAGGGEVATVDITELLDAATLLYDGAIVAQRYAAVGEFLSGEPAGVDPVVAGIIRGGERPAAHAYVTDLGTLAHAAATARRLFADYPALLLPTTTEHPTIAAVTADPISINSRMGTFTNFCNLLDLAAVAVPGEETADGDPFGVMFVTPAFADQVGIDLAARLLGEPVPLLTETGTDLLVVGAHLRGLPLHHQLEQAKARFLGEVRTSAAYRMVALPASPPKPGMLRVGAETGSSLPGELYRLSPAALGTFLGNLPAPMTLGKVELDSGRWVTGFACDYESSRDATDITTYGGWRNYLNADR
- a CDS encoding cytochrome P450, with the translated sequence MPFSSTDHAAPPMQGSPLDSGGHRVPLYTPEFAADPDRAYREMRRKFGPLIPVELAPDVPATLVVGYRHALRILHDPDHFPADPRRWQRTVPPDCPLLPMMEYRPNALRSAGAEHARLRPPIVAGLEAVDLHTLRATIERLAVPLINEFCESGSADLRTEYAFPLTFATLTELMGLSPEAGRTAFEGMAAILDATSAESAAEGNMRFAGALMEVVGQKRTCPGRDVTSRMMQHESGLDDMEMVQQAALVYAAGTEPTTSLITTTLRLMLTDDRFGGHMLGGSLATRDAIDEVLFTDPPLPNFCTSYPRQPILVGNTWLPADQPVVISIAACNTDPRIAGGERIGNRSHLAWGQGVHSCMAENVARIIAGEAVDQLLDALPEIRLAVPADQLTWRPGLFHRALSALPVEFPPSAPLTPMTGASQ
- a CDS encoding cytochrome P450 family protein, with the protein product MNRNRSSLEPLPLDPAGADFHTEIHRIRARGPLAVIELPGGVPAWSVIDADLLRTLFTDPRVSKDAGRHWPAMHTGEIPQDWVMWPWVAVSNLLTAYGDDHRRLRKLVAPAFTHRRTESLRPRIEGITADLLNALAATPADEQVDLRERFATALPIRVIGELMGVPAELSASLRTYADGTLDTTLTPEQSQANFAGLYTTLHELLDYKRRNPGDDLTTVLMSTHDEDGSKLSEQELGDTLLLIIVAGHETTANLLDHAVHALLTHPEQRAAALSGQLAWTDIIEETLRWEPPIAHMPMRFALEDIDLPGGYRIEKGDAILAGLAGAGRDPKVHPGNPDDFDPTRPAKDHLAFGHGVHHCLGAPLARLEATVALPALFARFPEMRLATTDHLDNVPSLVTNGHRTLPVVL